The nucleotide sequence GAAGAAAGCAAAGGTAGTGGAGGGGAATGCTCAGCTGCTCTGCAGTGATGCGCTCACCGAGGTCTTCCACAGGCTGCCTGCCCGCACCCTCGCTTCTTGCAGGATGGTATGCAAATCCTGGATGTCATTGCTTTCCGATGTGCATTTTGTTCACGAGCACCTGAACCGAAGCCAGCAGAAGTTGCTGCTCTTTGCAAATGACAGAGCAAATGATAGGTCTCTTGCCATGGTGCTCGCAGACGCCAATGGATACATGTACCAGCTGTCTAGGCCCTTGGTTGCTCAGACCCTGTTTGTGCACAACTCTTGCAACGGCCTGCTCTGCCTAGGTGACAGTAAAGGAGCAGTGGAGTTGCTCAACCCGACAACCGGTGAATCTCTTGTGTTGCCGAAGCCAATGTACACTGCAGGAAGCAGCCAATTCTCATCATGCAACTGGCACTGCTTGGGGTTTTGCCCGTCAACTAAGCAACACAAGATTGCACATTTTTACCCGGGAGCTCATGCTGGTTCTCTCGAGGTGCTCTGTGAGATATACACAATTGGAGATAGAGACTGGAGACAAATTGGGAGTCTCCGTGGGGCACCAATTGATAGAGGTATACATGTGAATGGTTCAGTGTATTATTTGACACGGTTCCGTTATATCTCTTCATCACGTATCAATTGTTTGGATCTTCAACGTGAAAAGTTTGATGTCTTAATGCTTCCTCCACGCAAGACCTATGGAGGGCATTGTTCTTTGTCCGAGCTCGAGGGAAAACTATGTTTGTTAGTTGTGGATGGTGCGCTTGAAGGTATACCTCGTACAATGGACATATTAATGCTCGATAACGATGATAAGCAGAGTTGGACTCATAGATACCACATATCTTTGCCTCCGTTGAT is from Triticum urartu cultivar G1812 unplaced genomic scaffold, Tu2.1 TuUngrouped_contig_4296, whole genome shotgun sequence and encodes:
- the LOC125527626 gene encoding putative F-box protein At2g02030, with product MSSPSKTLMMRGKKAKVVEGNAQLLCSDALTEVFHRLPARTLASCRMVCKSWMSLLSDVHFVHEHLNRSQQKLLLFANDRANDRSLAMVLADANGYMYQLSRPLVAQTLFVHNSCNGLLCLGDSKGAVELLNPTTGESLVLPKPMYTAGSSQFSSCNWHCLGFCPSTKQHKIAHFYPGAHAGSLEVLCEIYTIGDRDWRQIGSLRGAPIDRGIHVNGSVYYLTRFRYISSSRINCLDLQREKFDVLMLPPRKTYGGHCSLSELEGKLCLLVVDGALEGIPRTMDILMLDNDDKQSWTHRYHISLPPLMQSCYFTPRHTLFHDSKIWVQLFARNLYCYDPNSNSEELEIACPESEFPFSIHTFVESIIPLRQDNFIKKIQ